Proteins encoded in a region of the Paucibacter sediminis genome:
- the rpmC gene encoding 50S ribosomal protein L29, whose translation MKASELRGKDVAALEKEVTDLLKAHFGLRMQKATQQLTNHSVLGKTRRDIARVKTVLAEKKKGAV comes from the coding sequence CTGAACTGCGTGGCAAGGACGTCGCTGCCTTGGAAAAGGAAGTGACCGATCTGCTCAAGGCCCATTTCGGCCTGCGCATGCAAAAGGCGACCCAACAGCTGACGAATCACTCGGTGCTGGGCAAGACCCGTCGCGACATCGCTCGCGTCAAGACCGTCTTGGCCGAGAAGAAGAAGGGAGCCGTGTAA
- the rpsQ gene encoding 30S ribosomal protein S17 has protein sequence MTQAQEKNTRTLVGRVVSDKRAKTVTVLVERRAKHELYGKIVARSRKYHAHDEKGEYKMGDVVEIAEGRPLSKTKSWVVTRLVEKAEAV, from the coding sequence ATGACGCAAGCTCAAGAAAAGAACACGCGCACCCTGGTTGGTCGCGTGGTGAGCGACAAGCGCGCCAAGACCGTCACGGTCCTGGTCGAGCGTCGCGCCAAGCACGAGCTCTACGGCAAGATCGTGGCCCGTTCCCGCAAGTACCACGCCCACGACGAAAAGGGCGAGTACAAGATGGGCGACGTGGTCGAGATCGCTGAAGGCCGCCCCCTGTCCAAGACCAAGAGCTGGGTCGTGACCCGCCTGGTCGAAAAGGCAGAAGCAGTCTAA
- a CDS encoding peroxiredoxin translates to MLKIGDRLPSGKLQEFMEVEGNGCSLGPNTFEIDALTAGKKIAIFALPGAYTPTCSAQHVPGYVQQAEALRAAGVDEIWCISVNDAFVMGAWGRDQKTAGKVRMMADGSADFTKATGLTLDLTAKGMGLRSQRYSMLVVDGVVKTLNIEGPGKFEVSDAGTMLAQAKAA, encoded by the coding sequence ATGTTGAAGATTGGTGACCGCCTGCCCTCGGGCAAGCTGCAGGAATTCATGGAAGTTGAAGGCAACGGCTGCTCCTTGGGCCCCAACACCTTCGAGATCGATGCCCTGACGGCCGGCAAGAAGATTGCCATCTTCGCACTGCCTGGCGCCTACACCCCTACCTGTTCGGCCCAGCATGTGCCGGGCTATGTCCAGCAGGCCGAGGCGCTGCGCGCCGCCGGCGTCGATGAGATCTGGTGCATCTCAGTCAACGACGCGTTCGTGATGGGGGCCTGGGGCCGCGACCAGAAGACCGCCGGCAAGGTGCGCATGATGGCCGACGGCAGTGCGGACTTCACCAAGGCCACGGGCTTGACGCTGGACCTGACGGCCAAGGGCATGGGCCTGCGTTCGCAGCGCTACTCCATGTTGGTGGTGGACGGGGTGGTAAAGACGCTCAATATCGAAGGCCCCGGCAAGTTCGAGGTCAGCGACGCCGGCACCATGCTGGCGCAAGCCAAGGCCGCCTGA
- the rplN gene encoding 50S ribosomal protein L14, which yields MIQMQSRLDVADNTGAKSVMCIKVLGGSKRRYAGIGDIIKVSIKEAAPRGRVKKGEVYSAVVVRTAKGVRRQDGSLVKFDGNAAVLLNAKLEPIGTRIFGPVTRELRTERFMKIVSLAPEVL from the coding sequence ATGATTCAAATGCAATCGCGACTTGACGTCGCGGACAACACTGGCGCCAAGTCCGTCATGTGCATCAAGGTGCTTGGCGGGTCCAAGCGTCGTTATGCCGGCATTGGCGACATCATCAAGGTCAGCATCAAAGAAGCTGCGCCGCGTGGCCGCGTCAAAAAGGGCGAGGTCTACAGTGCTGTGGTCGTGCGCACTGCCAAGGGCGTGCGTCGCCAAGACGGCTCTTTGGTCAAGTTCGACGGCAATGCCGCCGTGCTGCTGAACGCCAAGCTGGAGCCGATCGGCACCCGTATCTTTGGCCCCGTGACGCGTGAACTGCGTACCGAGCGCTTCATGAAGATCGTGTCGCTGGCACCTGAGGTGCTCTAA
- the rplX gene encoding 50S ribosomal protein L24 encodes MNKIRKGDEVIVLTGRDKGKRGTVSQRVDDAHLVVDGVNIVKKHVKPNPMKGTTGGVVDKTMPIHQSNVAIFNAASGKADRVGIKLLADGKKVRVYKSTGEEIKA; translated from the coding sequence ATGAACAAGATTCGTAAAGGCGACGAGGTCATCGTGTTGACCGGCCGCGATAAGGGCAAGCGCGGCACTGTGTCGCAGCGTGTCGATGACGCACACCTCGTGGTGGACGGCGTCAATATCGTCAAGAAGCACGTCAAGCCCAACCCCATGAAGGGCACCACCGGCGGCGTGGTCGACAAGACTATGCCCATCCATCAATCCAACGTGGCGATTTTCAACGCTGCATCCGGCAAGGCCGATCGCGTGGGCATCAAGCTCCTCGCCGACGGCAAGAAGGTGCGCGTTTACAAGTCGACCGGCGAAGAGATCAAGGCTTAA
- the rplE gene encoding 50S ribosomal protein L5, with the protein MARLQAFYREKVVPGLVEKFGYKSIMEVPRITKITLNMGVSEAVADKKVMDHAVSDLTKIAGQKPVITKSKKAIAGFKIRDGVPIGCMVTLRGVQMYEFLDRFVTIALPRVRDFRGISGRSFDGRGNYNIGVKEQIIFPEIEYDKVDALRGLNISITTTAKTDDEAKALLGAFRFPFKN; encoded by the coding sequence ATGGCTCGTTTGCAAGCGTTTTATCGCGAAAAAGTTGTGCCAGGCCTCGTTGAGAAGTTTGGCTACAAGTCGATCATGGAAGTGCCGCGCATCACCAAGATCACGCTCAATATGGGTGTGAGCGAGGCGGTCGCCGACAAGAAGGTCATGGACCACGCCGTGAGCGACCTGACCAAGATTGCCGGCCAGAAGCCCGTGATCACGAAGTCGAAGAAGGCTATCGCCGGCTTCAAGATTCGTGACGGCGTGCCTATCGGCTGCATGGTCACCCTGCGTGGCGTTCAGATGTACGAATTCCTGGACCGTTTCGTGACGATCGCGCTGCCGCGCGTTCGTGACTTCCGCGGTATTTCGGGTCGTTCGTTTGACGGTCGCGGCAACTACAACATCGGCGTCAAAGAACAGATCATCTTCCCCGAAATCGAATACGACAAGGTGGATGCTCTGCGTGGTCTGAACATCAGCATCACGACGACTGCCAAGACGGATGATGAAGCCAAGGCCCTGCTCGGCGCCTTCCGCTTCCCGTTCAAGAACTGA
- the rpsN gene encoding 30S ribosomal protein S14 — translation MAKTSIKQRELKREQLVAKFAKKYADLKAIINDAKKSDEERYAARLELQKLPRNAYPTRLRNRCELTGRPRGTFRKFGLARNKIRELAFKGDIPGVVKASW, via the coding sequence GTGGCTAAAACTTCGATCAAACAACGTGAACTGAAGCGCGAACAACTCGTCGCCAAGTTTGCCAAGAAGTACGCGGACCTGAAGGCCATCATCAACGACGCCAAGAAGTCGGATGAAGAGCGTTACGCCGCTCGCCTCGAGCTGCAGAAGCTGCCCCGCAATGCATACCCGACTCGCCTGCGTAACCGCTGCGAGTTGACCGGTCGTCCGCGCGGTACCTTCCGCAAGTTCGGCCTGGCCCGTAACAAGATTCGTGAGCTGGCCTTCAAGGGCGACATCCCCGGTGTCGTCAAGGCCAGCTGGTAA
- the rpsH gene encoding 30S ribosomal protein S8 translates to MSMSDPIADMLTRIRNAQSVEKVSVVMPSSKLKVAIAKVLKDEGYIDGFAVRGDAARPELEIALKYYAGRPVIERIERVSRPGLRIYKGRHDIPQVMNGLGVAIVTTPKGVMTDRKARQAGIGGEVLCYVA, encoded by the coding sequence ATGAGCATGAGTGATCCTATCGCCGATATGCTGACCCGCATTCGCAACGCCCAGAGCGTTGAGAAGGTCAGTGTCGTGATGCCTTCCTCGAAGCTGAAGGTTGCGATCGCCAAGGTCCTGAAGGACGAAGGCTATATCGACGGTTTCGCGGTGCGCGGCGACGCAGCCCGCCCGGAGCTGGAGATCGCGCTGAAGTATTACGCCGGCCGTCCGGTGATCGAGCGCATCGAGCGCGTGAGCCGTCCCGGCCTGCGCATCTACAAGGGCCGCCACGATATTCCTCAGGTCATGAATGGCCTGGGTGTGGCGATTGTCACCACGCCGAAGGGTGTGATGACTGACCGCAAGGCACGTCAAGCCGGTATCGGCGGCGAAGTGCTCTGCTACGTCGCCTAA
- the rplF gene encoding 50S ribosomal protein L6 has product MSRVGKMPVAVPQGVDVTITAEQISVKGSLGTLVRPANALVSVKNDAGKLTFTPVNESADADALSGTMRALVANMVSGVSKGFERKLNLVGVGYRAQAQGQKLNLQIGFSHPVVKDMPAGIKVECPTQTEILIKGADRQVVGQIAAEVRAIRPPEPYKGKGIRYSDEKVSLKETKKK; this is encoded by the coding sequence ATGTCCCGCGTAGGAAAAATGCCGGTCGCCGTCCCGCAAGGTGTGGACGTGACGATCACCGCTGAGCAGATCAGCGTGAAGGGCTCCCTGGGTACGCTGGTTCGTCCGGCCAATGCTCTGGTGAGCGTGAAGAACGACGCTGGCAAGCTGACCTTCACTCCGGTGAACGAGTCGGCCGATGCCGATGCGCTGAGCGGCACGATGCGCGCTCTGGTGGCCAATATGGTCAGCGGTGTGAGCAAGGGCTTCGAGCGCAAGCTGAACCTGGTCGGCGTGGGCTATCGTGCCCAGGCTCAAGGTCAGAAGCTGAACCTGCAAATCGGTTTCTCTCACCCCGTGGTGAAGGACATGCCGGCTGGCATCAAGGTTGAGTGCCCGACCCAGACCGAAATCCTGATCAAGGGTGCGGACCGCCAAGTGGTGGGCCAGATCGCTGCTGAAGTTCGCGCGATCCGTCCTCCCGAGCCTTATAAGGGCAAGGGCATCCGCTATTCCGACGAGAAGGTCTCCCTCAAAGAGACCAAGAAGAAGTAA
- the rplR gene encoding 50S ribosomal protein L18: MLTKKEQRIRRSRQTRARIAVQRVARLTVFRSNLHIYASVISDDGSQVLASASTAEKEVRAQLGADGKGGNVAAATLIGKRIAEKAKAAGIEKVAFDRAGFAYHGRVKALAEAAREAGLQF, translated from the coding sequence ATGTTGACCAAAAAAGAACAGCGCATCCGTCGCTCGCGTCAAACCCGTGCACGTATCGCCGTGCAACGTGTGGCTCGCCTGACGGTGTTCCGCTCCAACCTGCACATCTACGCCAGCGTCATCTCCGACGACGGTTCCCAAGTGCTGGCCAGCGCCTCGACTGCCGAGAAGGAAGTCCGCGCTCAGCTGGGCGCCGATGGCAAGGGTGGCAACGTCGCCGCTGCGACCCTGATCGGCAAGCGTATTGCCGAAAAGGCGAAGGCTGCTGGCATCGAGAAGGTGGCTTTCGACCGCGCGGGCTTTGCCTACCACGGTCGTGTCAAGGCTCTGGCCGAAGCTGCTCGCGAAGCCGGCCTGCAGTTCTGA
- the rpsE gene encoding 30S ribosomal protein S5: MAKFQARAQTEGNDDGLKEKMIAVNRVTKVVKGGRTLSFAALTVVGDGDGRIGMGKGKAKEVPVAVQKAMESARRNMVKINLRNGTIHHSVNGEHGAARVMMIPAKVGTGVIAGGPMRAVFEVMGVTDIVTKSHGSTNPYNMVRATLDALKRSTTAAEVAAKRGKSVEDIVG, encoded by the coding sequence ATGGCAAAGTTTCAAGCACGTGCGCAGACTGAAGGCAATGACGACGGCCTGAAGGAAAAGATGATTGCGGTCAACCGCGTCACCAAGGTGGTGAAGGGCGGCCGTACGCTGTCTTTCGCGGCACTGACGGTGGTGGGTGACGGCGACGGCCGTATCGGCATGGGCAAGGGCAAGGCGAAGGAAGTTCCGGTCGCCGTGCAGAAGGCCATGGAGTCGGCACGCCGCAATATGGTCAAGATCAACCTGCGCAACGGCACTATTCACCACAGCGTGAACGGCGAGCACGGTGCTGCACGTGTGATGATGATCCCGGCCAAGGTCGGTACCGGCGTGATCGCTGGCGGCCCGATGCGCGCTGTGTTCGAAGTGATGGGCGTGACCGACATCGTGACCAAGAGCCACGGTTCGACCAACCCGTACAACATGGTTCGCGCCACCCTGGACGCCCTCAAGCGCTCCACCACGGCCGCCGAAGTGGCAGCCAAGCGCGGCAAGTCGGTCGAAGACATCGTCGGCTGA
- the rpmD gene encoding 50S ribosomal protein L30, translated as MSDKKTLTVKLVRSPIGTRASHRATVAGLGLRKMNSTSVLEDTPAVRGMINKIAYLVQVL; from the coding sequence ATGTCTGACAAGAAAACTCTGACGGTCAAGCTGGTTCGCAGCCCCATCGGTACGCGTGCCTCGCATCGCGCCACCGTGGCTGGTCTCGGCCTGCGCAAGATGAACAGCACCAGCGTGTTGGAAGACACGCCCGCGGTTCGCGGCATGATCAACAAGATCGCCTACCTCGTGCAAGTGCTCTAA
- the rplO gene encoding 50S ribosomal protein L15, translating into MQLNTIKPAAGAKHAKRRVGRGIGSGLGKTAGRGHKGQKSRAGGYHKVGFEGGQMPLQRRLPKRGFKSLARPFNAEITLSDLQGLAGDEIDVLTLKAVGLVPELAKNVKVILSGAISRKVALKGVAATAGAKAAIEAAGGSVA; encoded by the coding sequence ATGCAACTCAATACCATCAAGCCTGCCGCTGGCGCCAAGCACGCCAAGCGTCGCGTGGGCCGTGGCATTGGCTCGGGTCTGGGCAAGACTGCCGGCCGTGGCCACAAGGGTCAAAAGTCGCGCGCCGGTGGCTACCACAAGGTTGGCTTCGAAGGCGGCCAAATGCCTCTGCAGCGTCGTCTGCCGAAGCGTGGCTTCAAGTCGCTGGCTCGTCCCTTCAATGCCGAAATCACGCTGAGCGATCTGCAAGGCCTGGCCGGTGATGAAATCGACGTGCTGACGCTCAAGGCTGTGGGTCTCGTGCCCGAGCTGGCCAAGAACGTCAAGGTCATCCTGTCTGGCGCCATCAGCCGCAAGGTCGCGCTCAAGGGCGTGGCTGCGACGGCCGGTGCCAAGGCTGCCATCGAAGCCGCTGGCGGCTCGGTCGCCTAA
- the secY gene encoding preprotein translocase subunit SecY, translating into MATNANQLAKSGKFGDLRRRLVFLLLALVVYRLGAHIPVPGIDPAQLQQFFKGQEGGILSLFNMFSGGALSRFTVFALGITPYISASIVIQLMTYVLPQLESLKKEGEAGRRKITQYTRYGTLGLAIFQSLSIALALESSPGLVIAPGFGFRLTAVTSLVAGTMFLMWLGEQITERGLGNGISILIFGGIAAGLPGAIGGLLELVRTGAMGPVSFLIVAAIIVAVTYLVVFVERGQRKILVNYAKRQVGNKVYGGQSSHLPLKLNMSGVIPPIFASSIILLPTTLVSWFATGDSMRWLKDIADMLRPGQPIYVLLYAAAIVFFCFFYTALVFNSRETADNLKKSGAFIPGIRPGEQTAKHIDKILSRLTMAGAIYITGVCLLPEFLTLKYNVPFYFGGTSLLIIVVVTMDFWAQVQSYVMSQQYESLLKKANFKAG; encoded by the coding sequence GTGGCTACCAACGCAAACCAACTGGCCAAGAGCGGCAAGTTCGGCGACTTGCGTCGCCGGCTTGTGTTCCTGCTGCTGGCGCTGGTGGTGTACCGACTCGGGGCGCATATCCCCGTGCCCGGTATCGATCCGGCGCAGCTGCAGCAGTTCTTCAAGGGTCAGGAGGGTGGCATCCTGAGCCTGTTCAACATGTTCTCGGGCGGTGCGCTGTCGCGCTTCACCGTCTTCGCGCTGGGCATCACGCCCTACATCTCGGCCTCCATCGTCATCCAGCTGATGACGTATGTGCTGCCGCAGCTGGAGTCGCTGAAGAAGGAAGGCGAAGCAGGGCGTCGCAAGATCACGCAGTACACGCGTTACGGCACGCTGGGTCTGGCCATTTTCCAATCGCTGAGCATTGCGCTCGCGCTGGAAAGCTCGCCTGGCTTGGTGATTGCGCCTGGTTTTGGTTTCCGCCTCACCGCGGTGACGAGCCTGGTGGCCGGCACGATGTTCCTGATGTGGTTGGGCGAGCAGATCACTGAGCGTGGTCTTGGCAACGGGATCTCGATCCTGATCTTCGGCGGTATCGCCGCGGGTCTGCCCGGCGCGATTGGTGGCTTGCTGGAGTTGGTGCGCACCGGTGCGATGGGCCCTGTGTCCTTCCTCATCGTGGCTGCCATCATCGTGGCCGTGACTTATCTGGTGGTGTTTGTCGAGCGCGGTCAGCGCAAGATCTTGGTGAACTACGCCAAGCGCCAGGTGGGCAACAAGGTTTACGGTGGTCAGTCTTCGCACCTGCCGCTCAAGCTGAACATGTCGGGTGTGATCCCGCCGATCTTCGCATCGTCGATCATCCTGTTGCCGACCACGCTGGTGAGCTGGTTTGCCACGGGTGACAGCATGCGCTGGTTGAAGGACATCGCTGACATGCTGCGTCCGGGTCAGCCGATCTACGTGCTGCTCTACGCTGCTGCGATCGTGTTCTTCTGCTTCTTCTACACGGCGCTGGTGTTCAACAGCCGTGAGACCGCAGACAACCTGAAGAAGAGCGGCGCCTTCATCCCCGGGATTCGTCCCGGTGAGCAGACTGCCAAGCACATCGACAAGATCCTGTCGCGTTTGACCATGGCTGGCGCCATCTACATCACTGGTGTGTGCCTGCTGCCTGAGTTCCTGACGCTGAAGTACAACGTTCCGTTCTACTTTGGTGGCACGTCCCTGTTGATCATCGTCGTGGTCACCATGGACTTCTGGGCCCAGGTTCAGTCTTACGTGATGAGTCAGCAGTACGAGTCGCTGCTGAAGAAGGCAAATTTCAAGGCTGGCTGA
- the infA gene encoding translation initiation factor IF-1 produces the protein MAKDDVIQMQGEILENLPNATFRVKLENGHVVLGHISGKMRMHYIRILPGDKVTVELTPYDLSRARIVFRAK, from the coding sequence ATGGCGAAAGACGACGTCATACAGATGCAGGGTGAGATTCTGGAGAACCTCCCCAACGCTACGTTTCGAGTGAAGTTGGAGAACGGTCATGTCGTTCTCGGTCACATCTCCGGCAAGATGCGTATGCACTACATACGCATCCTGCCTGGCGACAAGGTGACGGTAGAACTGACACCGTACGATTTGAGTCGTGCTCGCATCGTGTTCCGGGCGAAGTGA
- the rpmJ gene encoding 50S ribosomal protein L36, whose product MKVSASVKKMCRNCKIIRRKGVVRVICTDPRHKQRQG is encoded by the coding sequence ATGAAAGTTTCGGCATCCGTCAAGAAGATGTGCCGCAATTGCAAGATCATCCGTCGCAAGGGCGTGGTGCGTGTGATCTGTACCGATCCGCGCCACAAGCAGCGCCAAGGCTGA
- the rpsM gene encoding 30S ribosomal protein S13, with translation MARIAGINIPPQKHTEIGLTSIYGIGRTTAQKICTTCGIPFDKKVKDLTDADLEKIRDEVGRMTIEGDLRREMSINIKRLMDLGCYRGFRHRRGLPMRGQRTRTNARTRKGPRKSAATGKK, from the coding sequence ATGGCACGTATTGCTGGTATCAACATTCCGCCGCAAAAGCACACTGAGATCGGTCTGACTTCGATCTACGGCATTGGCCGTACGACCGCACAGAAGATCTGCACCACTTGCGGCATTCCGTTCGACAAGAAGGTCAAGGACCTCACCGACGCTGATCTGGAAAAGATCCGTGACGAAGTGGGCCGCATGACCATCGAAGGCGATCTGCGCCGTGAGATGTCGATCAACATCAAGCGTCTGATGGATCTGGGCTGCTACCGCGGCTTCCGTCACCGCCGTGGCCTGCCGATGCGCGGTCAGCGTACGCGTACGAACGCCCGTACCCGCAAGGGTCCGCGTAAGTCCGCCGCTACCGGCAAGAAGTAA
- the rpsK gene encoding 30S ribosomal protein S11, which yields MAKAPNNSAAQRVRKKVRKNVADGIAHVHASFNNTIITITDRQGGALSWASSGGQGFKGSRKSTPFAAQVAAEVAGRAAQEQGIKNLDVKIKGPGPGRESSVRALAALGIRINSISDVTPVPHNGCRPQKRRRI from the coding sequence ATGGCAAAAGCACCCAATAACTCGGCTGCCCAGCGCGTTCGCAAGAAGGTTCGCAAGAACGTTGCCGACGGCATTGCGCACGTCCACGCTTCGTTCAACAACACCATCATCACCATCACCGACCGTCAAGGCGGCGCCCTGTCCTGGGCTTCGTCGGGTGGTCAGGGTTTCAAGGGTTCGCGCAAGTCGACGCCCTTCGCTGCCCAGGTGGCTGCCGAGGTGGCGGGCCGCGCTGCTCAAGAACAAGGCATCAAGAACCTCGACGTCAAGATCAAGGGCCCCGGCCCTGGCCGTGAATCGTCGGTTCGTGCCCTGGCTGCGCTCGGCATCCGCATCAACTCGATTTCCGACGTGACGCCGGTGCCGCACAACGGTTGCCGTCCGCAGAAGCGTCGTCGTATCTAA
- the rpsD gene encoding 30S ribosomal protein S4 — translation MARYLGPKAKLSRREGTDLFLKSARRAISDKAKFDSKPGQHGRTSGQRTSDFGLQLREKQKVKRMYGVLERQFRRYFAEAERRKGSTGVNLLTLLESRLDNVVYRMGFGSTRAEARQLVSHKGITVNGEVVNIASYLVKAGDVVAVREKAKKQLRIIDAFKLADSIGLPAWVAVDGTKLEGVFKKAPDRDEFGAEINESLIVELYSR, via the coding sequence GTGGCACGTTACCTCGGCCCCAAGGCCAAACTTTCCCGCCGTGAAGGCACCGACCTGTTCCTGAAGAGCGCCCGCCGCGCCATCAGCGACAAGGCCAAGTTTGATTCCAAGCCTGGTCAACATGGTCGCACTTCCGGCCAGCGCACCTCGGACTTCGGTCTGCAACTGCGTGAAAAGCAGAAGGTCAAGCGCATGTATGGCGTGCTGGAGCGTCAGTTCCGCCGCTACTTCGCCGAGGCCGAGCGCCGCAAGGGCTCGACCGGCGTGAACCTGCTGACCCTGCTGGAATCGCGCCTGGACAACGTCGTCTATCGCATGGGCTTCGGCTCGACGCGCGCTGAAGCACGTCAGCTGGTCTCGCACAAGGGCATCACCGTGAACGGTGAAGTCGTGAACATCGCTTCCTACCTGGTCAAGGCTGGTGACGTGGTCGCCGTGCGTGAAAAGGCCAAGAAGCAGCTGCGCATCATCGACGCATTCAAGCTGGCTGATTCGATCGGCCTGCCGGCCTGGGTTGCCGTGGACGGCACCAAGCTGGAAGGCGTGTTCAAGAAGGCTCCGGACCGTGATGAATTCGGTGCCGAAATCAACGAATCGCTGATCGTTGAGTTGTACTCGCGCTAA
- a CDS encoding DNA-directed RNA polymerase subunit alpha, translating into MQTNLLKPKSINVEPLGGHRAKVTLEPFERGYGHTLGNALRRVLLSSMVGYAPTEVTIAGVLHEYSAIDGVQEDVVHIMLNLKGVVFRLHNREEVTLVLRKEGEGPVTAADIQTPHDVEIINPDHVIAHLSQGGKLDMQIKVEKGRGYVPGTMRRYGDEPTKSIGRIVLDASFSPVRRVSYAVENARVEQRTDLDKLVMEIETNGAISPEEAIRASAKILVEQLAVFAQLQGTDLVDAFDQPAQRSSSFDPILLRPVDELELTVRSANCLKAENIYYIGDLIQRTETELLKTPNLGRKSLNEIKEVLASRGLTLGARLENWPPQGLDKR; encoded by the coding sequence ATGCAAACCAATCTGCTCAAACCCAAATCCATCAATGTGGAGCCCCTGGGCGGTCACCGCGCCAAGGTCACCCTGGAGCCGTTCGAACGCGGCTATGGCCACACCCTGGGCAATGCCCTGCGCCGTGTGCTGCTGTCCTCGATGGTGGGTTATGCGCCGACGGAAGTCACGATCGCTGGGGTACTCCACGAGTACTCGGCCATCGATGGCGTGCAAGAAGATGTCGTTCACATCATGCTCAACCTCAAGGGTGTGGTGTTCCGTCTGCACAACCGTGAGGAAGTGACCCTGGTCCTGCGCAAGGAAGGTGAAGGCCCGGTGACGGCTGCCGACATCCAGACTCCGCACGACGTCGAGATCATCAATCCGGACCACGTGATCGCCCATCTGTCGCAAGGCGGCAAGCTGGATATGCAGATCAAGGTCGAGAAGGGTCGCGGCTATGTGCCCGGCACGATGCGCCGTTACGGCGACGAGCCGACCAAGAGCATTGGTCGTATCGTCCTGGACGCTTCGTTCTCGCCCGTGCGTCGCGTCAGCTACGCCGTCGAAAACGCCCGCGTCGAGCAGCGTACCGACCTGGACAAGCTGGTCATGGAAATCGAAACCAACGGCGCCATCTCGCCCGAGGAAGCGATCCGTGCTTCGGCCAAGATCCTGGTTGAACAGCTCGCCGTGTTCGCACAGCTGCAAGGCACCGACCTGGTCGACGCCTTCGACCAGCCGGCCCAGCGTTCCAGCAGCTTCGATCCGATCCTGCTGCGCCCGGTCGACGAGCTCGAGCTGACGGTGCGTTCGGCCAACTGCTTGAAGGCCGAAAACATCTACTACATCGGCGACCTGATCCAGCGCACCGAGACCGAGCTGCTGAAGACCCCGAATCTGGGTCGCAAGTCGCTCAACGAAATCAAGGAAGTGCTGGCCTCGCGTGGCCTGACACTGGGCGCCCGCCTGGAAAACTGGCCGCCGCAAGGCTTGGACAAGCGTTAA
- the rplQ gene encoding 50S ribosomal protein L17 translates to MRHRNGLRKLNRTSEHRAAMLRNMAVSLLRHEAIKTTVPKAKELRRVVEPLITLAKVATVANRRLAFARLRDREIVTKLFNELGPRYNTRPGGYTRILKMGFRVGDNAPMAFVELVDRPEVAEATVEAAAE, encoded by the coding sequence ATGCGTCACCGTAACGGACTCCGTAAGCTCAACCGTACCAGCGAGCACCGCGCCGCCATGCTGCGCAATATGGCTGTGTCGCTGCTGCGTCACGAAGCCATCAAGACCACGGTCCCCAAGGCCAAGGAACTGCGTCGCGTCGTCGAGCCCCTCATCACGCTGGCCAAGGTGGCTACCGTGGCGAACCGCCGTCTGGCATTTGCCCGCCTGCGCGACCGCGAGATCGTCACCAAGCTGTTCAACGAGCTGGGCCCGCGTTACAACACCCGTCCGGGCGGCTACACCCGCATCCTGAAGATGGGTTTCCGCGTCGGCGATAACGCTCCGATGGCTTTTGTCGAGCTGGTGGATCGCCCCGAAGTGGCCGAAGCCACCGTGGAAGCCGCTGCAGAATAA